The DNA sequence AGTGTATCGTCGGCAGCATTGTCCTCACGAACACAAGTAACTATGCTCTTGTACCACAAGCTGTCAGGCAACACCGGAGATCGTTCATAGGCAACCGTTTTTGCCACCAGTGTAGAACATTCTCGTGCATTCGTGACATAAAACCGCCCCACAGAAATTTCCATTTTGTAATCTCCGGTCATATCACCGTAGTAACAATCAGTAGTGCCGTTATAACTGGGAATCTGAGAAGGTGAACCGGCAAGCAGTACGTATTCCGGTTTTATCGGCCAGTTGTTGTAGGCATTCCGGATGTAGGACTGAATTTGGATTGGAGTCGTACCCACTTGAGATACGGGCACAACCTTAGCGAGGATTCCTTTCTGGGTTTTCCACTGAGCCAGTGGTTGTAAAATCGGAACATAGGGATCATAAGCGATTATCAGATACTTTGCACCCTGCTGTCCCAGAACGATTTGCCCCAGAAGAAAGGTCAAAATCACGGAGATTTTCAATCGATTCATATGTTATTTGATTATCACTTTCATTATGCCGGCATTATTCATCAACGAATTCGGAATGAAAAAGTAAACTCCCGACCTTAATCCATTGAGATTGTTTTCTCCGGGGCAAAGTTCACATAGCTTTTGGCCGGCTATGTCAATGAGTATGCCTGAAGTAACGCAGAATAATGTCCGGTTTAATATTACAGCAGACTGGGCTCGCTTAAAATTCCACTGAATACCGGGATCTTCAATTCCGATCAACGTGGAACTCCAATGTTGTCCGCCATCTGTAGTGACAACTACAACTCCATTACCGGCAGCCATACCGCTCAATGTATCAGCAAAATCGATATCAAAAAGGGTGGAATCGGCTCCTGAATTCTGAAGAACCCAAGTAATTCCTCCGTCAGTGGTATGAATAATTGTGCCATTTCTGCCACAAGCCCAGCCATAATTACGGTTAATAAATTTAACCGCACGCAAAAAGCGGGCATCGGGTGGAACTTGTTGCTGGATCCAGGAATTTCCCCCATCGCTCGTATAAAGTACAACTGCCTGAAAATTCCGATCATTTCCGCCGACCACCCAGCCGTTACTGTAATCGGCAAAGTAAACATCATAAAAGTCATAAGTTGTATCCCGGCGCACAATCTGCCAGTTCTCTCCACCATCGGTAGTTTTGGCAATCAGCCCCTGGCCTCCCTGGAATGTATCACCGGCAGGCCAGTGTCCGGCTACAAGCCAGCCATAATCATGGTCAACAAACCAGACCCCCTGAAACTCTGCAGTGTCTCCTGAAGGAAATGGCGGCACCGGCAGAAAAACCTGTTGCCATTCAGCTCCCCCATTGGTCGTTCGCAACTGAACAATATCACCACCCGCTGCCCAGCCAAATTCCCCATCAACAAAACGGATGCGGGCAGCATGTTTAGGACCGCCTAAATTCTGCCTTGTCCAAGTCACCCCCCCATCAGTTGTCCCCCATATATCGCCAGCCCGTCCACAGGTCCAGCCGGAATCGGAAGTATAGAAAAATACATCAAAGAAGTCACGAATAGTCGGCACCTCTACTGTATCCCAGCTTGAACCAAAATTGCCGGAATGAAGGACCGCGGTCGTTTCAATAGTGACCACCCAGGCATGTACTCCTCCGGAAGGAGTTGCGATACCATGGTATATCAGCCCATTTGCAACCGAAACAACCATTAGGCAGACATTGAACATCAGCAACTTTGATTTATGATGCATAATCTCTCCTTTCTTAACTTACTTAATGTAAATTATTCGTGTTGTTAAGGGAAAAGCTTTTCCCTCGGTACTGACCCACCGAATAAAATAGATACCGGATTCAAGTTTCAAATTAGGATTCTGCCCCAGTTTCATATAGAACCGGTGGTTTCGTTCGATATTGGCATTAATATGGTGAGTAGATACGATATTCCCGGCAACATCCACAAGTTCAATAATTGATCTCATGCCGGTATTGCTTGCCTCGATCCAGATCCCATCACGCACAATTGTCGGCTGAATTTTAATCTGGGCAAGTTTAGATTTATCCTTGGC is a window from the candidate division WOR-3 bacterium genome containing:
- a CDS encoding YCF48-related protein; translated protein: MHHKSKLLMFNVCLMVVSVANGLIYHGIATPSGGVHAWVVTIETTAVLHSGNFGSSWDTVEVPTIRDFFDVFFYTSDSGWTCGRAGDIWGTTDGGVTWTRQNLGGPKHAARIRFVDGEFGWAAGGDIVQLRTTNGGAEWQQVFLPVPPFPSGDTAEFQGVWFVDHDYGWLVAGHWPAGDTFQGGQGLIAKTTDGGENWQIVRRDTTYDFYDVYFADYSNGWVVGGNDRNFQAVVLYTSDGGNSWIQQQVPPDARFLRAVKFINRNYGWACGRNGTIIHTTDGGITWVLQNSGADSTLFDIDFADTLSGMAAGNGVVVVTTDGGQHWSSTLIGIEDPGIQWNFKRAQSAVILNRTLFCVTSGILIDIAGQKLCELCPGENNLNGLRSGVYFFIPNSLMNNAGIMKVIIK